In Nocardia higoensis, the DNA window TTACCGCGGCGCTGTCCCCTGCCCTCCTTGCCGGAGATTTCCACCCCCCTACCCTGCCGCCCTCCTTGCCGCGCAATCGGCGTGCACGCCATCGGCAGCCGCCAACGGTCCGAGCGGAAATCCGCACTCGGGGCACGGATCTTCCGAGACTTTCCCCGGAGGGTCCACGGAGTACAGCGGAGCGGGCGACTGGGCCACAGTGGGGCCATGCACGGCCCGGTGGCCCAACTGGCCCGACTGTGCAGTTGGGCCAACTGGCCCGTTCCGTTTGCCCTGGTCAGATCCAGTTGGGCCAGTTGGGCCAGTTGGGCCACGCATAGGCCCGGCTGGCCCGGCGCTGTCGTCGTGGCCCGACTGTGCGGGCAGCGACCAGTGCGAGACTCGCGGGTATCCGGCGCTGGTGTAGACCACGCCGAGTTTCTGCGCGGCCCGCTTCAACGTGCGCTCGGCAATGCCCGCCTTCTTGGCGTCGGCCTTGACCTCACGCGCGGGCGCCGACCCCTGCTCGGTGAGGTAGTCGAACAGCCACTGTTCGGCCTCGCTGCGGTCCTGCGCTTGGTCACCGTCGTCGCCGCCGAGTAGGTCGCGCGCGTCCACCGTGGTTTCGCCGAGCCAGCACAGCACACCGACATCGGCCGCGCCGTCGTCGGTGGCGACGGTGGTGGACTCGATCACGGCCTCCATCGACCGCGTACGCGGGGCAAGGTTGGCCTTGGTGTTGGTGACGATGAGATTGCCGCTGTCCTCGTCCTTGGCGACCGACAGCACCGACCGCGCGACCTGAGACCACGCGATAGAGCCAAGGATGAGCTTTCCGGTGTCGGCGCCGTCGCGTTTGCCGAAGTGGCACAGCCCCAGCACCACGCAATCGCGCCGGGCGGCCATCTGCGACAGCGGCTCGAGGAACTGGCGAACCTGGCGGTCGTCCTTGCCGGACAAGTCGCTGGACATGGCGCTGGTGGCCGCGTCCAGCACGATGAACGCGACATCCTCGGCGACCACGACGCGCTCGAGTTCGCCGATGTCGTCGGGCAGCACCAGGGCGCCGGTCTCGGAATACTCGCTCACCACGTCGATGAACAGCACCCGGTCCAGATCGGCACCGGCCGCACGTAGGCGCGGCACGACGGTGAAGTCTCGCGCGTCCTCGGTGTGCAGGTAGATCACGTTCCGGGGCGTGCCGTACCACTCCCCCTCCAGCGTTCCGCGCGTGATCTGCGCGCACTTGCTCGCCGCGATGGTCGACTTGCCCAGCCCCTCACGCCCGGCCAGCAGCACCAGCGAGCCCGCGGGAATCCAGTCCTGATCGACCCACCGAACACGCTTGGTCTGCACTTCGGATCCACGGGTGATCTTCAACCGGCGCGGCGGTGCCGCTTGGCCGATCACCACCAGATCGGCGAGACCATGCCCGGCCGCGATGTGGTCGGCCAGGTCTTTGCCGTCCTTCACCTCTGCCAGCGTCACGCTGGCAGCGATCCGGCGAAGATGCTGAACGGTCTTATCGGCTCGGCCGCGGCCGGGGCCGTCCTTGTCGGCGACGACGACCACGGGGCGCCCCGACAGCGGTGACCAATCGGCCTTACTCGGAGGGTTGGCCGCACCCCCGTTCTGCGTGACTGCCGCTACGCCAACGGCTCTCGCGGCAAGGACGTCCTTCTCTCCTTCGACTACGTAGACGGTCGTCGTGGTGTCGGCGGGCAGCATGTCCGAGCCGAACAGCGCGGTCCCGCCCTTGTTGCCACTCTGGCTGAACTTCCGCTCCCCCTTCGGATACGAACGGGTGACGATCCGGCCGTCCGGGTAGGTGTAGGTGGTGCGCGGGGAGTCGAACAGGTCCGCCTTGGACAGCCCCAGGGACTCGCGTACCTCGTCGGTGTCGGCGTTGTGACAGAACATCGCCACACCACCCTCGAAGCGGCGGAACGTGGTCCCTCGGTCCGACCCGCTATGTCCCGGGGTCGATGCCGAACCGTGGTCGCCCTTGTCGACCACCGTGCACCCGGCCGCGTGCAGCGCCGACACCAAGCGGTCATAGGCAGTGACGCTCACGCGAACCACCCTTCGCGCTCGGCAACCTCGAGCAAGTCGGCGAAGTCGCGCAGTTGGCAGGCAAGCAAGTTCGCCTCGGCGAACGTGTCGAATCGGTTCGCGTGCTCGCGCAGCCACGCACAGCGGAGCACCAGATCGGCGTGCGCCGTATCCTGGTGTCGAGTCTCGGTCATCGCGTGACCATTCCTTTCTGAGCCGCCCCGGTATCGGCACCGGGGCGGCTCACTCATTCGTCAGGCGCTGAGGTTGAGCGGATCGGCGGGCACGCTCACCCCTCGGTGAGGTCGGCGACGGTGAGCAGATGCCGCGCGATCCGGCGCGCCTCGTCGGCGGTCAGCCGGACCTCGGCGCCGTCGTAGCAGCCCGTGGAGCGCAACGTGAGTTCCACAACCGAAGCGCCGGTGATGCCGTCCCGGAACGCATCCACATCCGCGATGACGGGGTAGCCCGCCACCCACGGCGTGACGTTCAGCGCGGTGGAAAGCTCCCGCGAACGGCAATTGCCGTCTGCGGCGGTCGGGTCGACGGCGTGAAGCTCCTTGCTGTCGCAGAACGGCGCGCAGCGGGCGGTGTGCGCGGCCCGGGCCTGCGCCAAGCTCAGTTCGGTGACGTGCTCGGCGCTATGGGAGTGCGCGTCGTGGTGGGTATCGTGGGTCATTGTCAGGTCTCCTCGAGTAGATGTGATCTGGCTGGCCCGGTGAGCGGTCGCACCCGCTCCCGGGCCGTTTTCGTGCTGATCTGCCGTCACGCGACGACCGGCCGGTCGTCGGTGCGCTGCATACTGCGGGCCTCGATCCACGCCTCGATGTCCCCCCAGCGGTAACGGACCTGGCGCCCGGTCACCTTGATGAACTTCGGACCGCGGCCGGTGTAGCGGAGCTGGGCACTCTGCCCCCGCGTGAGACCCGCGTACTCGCAGAACTCGGCGTCGGTTGCGAGATTCCTTCGTTCGTCCACCTTCACTCCTGTAATCATCTTGCAGATTCTTGTACGAGTTTTGCGTACAGATTCACTCATACACGACCGCTCTCAATTCAGCAAGAAGGCGTGTAATCTCTGCATCATGGCGACAAGACGAGTTGAGATCGGCCCGATCGGGCACGCAGTACGTGAGAACCTGGTGCGCCTACGCGCAGATCAAGGGCTTACTCTGCGAGCGCTTGCGGATCTGCTGACACCTACCGGCCAGCCGCTGTCGCACAACGCGATCAGCGAAATAGAGCGTGGCGCGCGAAGGGTCGACGTTGACGACCTAGTGGCGCTTGCTCTCGCCCTCCAGGTGTCTCCACTGGCGCTTCTGCTACCGCACGAGAATTCGGAGGTTTCGCCTGGGGGCGAGGTCTACCCGCAGCAGCGCATCTGGAACTGGGCACTCGGACTCGACCCACTGCCGGGCATGAGCCGCGACCCGCTCTCCATGCTCCGGTTCGTGAAGCACTCGAATCCGATCGAGTACGCCGAGGCCGCGCGGCGCCAGGCCGCGGGCGAAGTCAATCCGCACCCGGTGGCAGTGCCGCGCGTGGCCGCAAAGCAGCAACGGGCACAGCGCCGCGAAGCAACCAAGGAGGCAACAGCTACGGAGTACGGGCCGTCCGATGGCGACGATTGAGCCCTACGAGACGAACGCCGGGAAGCGGTACCAAGTCCGCTATCGCAAGCCAGACGGCAAGCAGACCAAGAAGCGCGGGTTCCGGCGCAAGATCGACGCCGAGCAATTCGCCGCCACGGTGGAGGTCAAGAAGCTCACCGGCGATTACATCGCGCCATCGCTCGGCCGGATCACCGTGGGCGAACTCGCGCCGAATTGGTTGCAACGCAAGGAATCTCAGGTAGCGCCGTCGAACTTTCGGACTCTCGATTCGGCCTGGCGTGTGCACGTCGCGCCGCGATGGGCTCACCGGCCGGTCGCCGATATCGACCTCGGTGAGGTCGAGACCTGGATAGGCGATATGAGCCGCTCGGGTAGCGGCGCAACCACGGTGATCCGCGCCTATGGGGTGCTCGCGGGCATCCTCGACGACGCCATGAAGGCGCGGCGCCTGCGGGTGAATCCTGCCCGCGGTGTCGAGAACCTTCCGCGCAAGACGGGCAAGCGCCGGGTCTATCTCACCGCCGACGACGTGGCTCGTCTTGCCGCCGAGTCCGGGCAGCATCGGGCACTCGTGCTCACGCTGGCCTATACCGGCCTGCGGTGGGGTGAAGCGGTCGCGCTGCGGGTCAGGGATGTCCAGTTCCTACGGCGCCGCCTGTCCGTGGCTGAGAACGCCGTGCAGCTGGGCGTAGACCATGCGCTCGGCCAGACCAAGAGCCGCAAGGAACGATCGGTGCCCGTGCCTGAGTTCGTGCTCACCGAACTGGCGGCCCAGTGCGCCGACCGGGCGTCGGCCGATCTGGTATTCGGCGACGGCTCGGTGTACCTGCCGCGCCCGAAGTCGAGCGGCGGGTGGTTCGCCGGGGCGGTGAAGCGGTCAAAGGTCCAGCCGATCACGCCGCACGACCTACGCCACACGTGCGCAAGCCTGGCGATCAGCGCCGGGGTGAACGTGCTTGCCCTGGCGAGGATGCTCGGCCACGCCGATCCATCGGTGACACTGCGGGTCTACGCCGACCTGTTCGACACCGATCTCGACGCCGTGGCCGAGGCTCTGCATTTCAAGTGTGCCCATTCTGTGCCCAAAACCGACGAGGACGACGCGGCCACGGCATGAAAAAAGCCTCTCACCTGCGTAAACAGGTGAGAGGCTTTGGCGGTGGCGGAGGGATTTGAACCCTCGGAGGGGGGTTACCCCTCACACGCTTTCGAGGCGTGCTCCTTAGGCCGCTCGGACACGCCACCGCCGAAAACAATACAGCCACCCGGGCCGGATCACTAAATCGGCTGGTCAGGGCATTGTCAGCGTTGGGCGCGGAAGAAGGTGTCGAGCAACGCGGCGCATTCAGGTTCCAACACGCCGCCGCGGACCTCCGGGCGGTGGTTGAGGCGGCGGTCGCGGACCACATCCCACAGGGAGCCGACGGCACCGGTCTTGGGTTCCCAGGCGCCGAAGACCAGGCGGCCGACGCGGGCCAGGACCAGCGCGCCCGCGCACATGGTGCACGGTTCCAGAGTGACCGCCAGGGTGGCGTTCTCCAGCCGCCAGCCGTCGCCGTGTACCTGGGCGGCGCGGCGCAGGGCCAGCACCTCGGCGTGCGCGGTGGGGTCGCCGAGCGCTTCCCTGGCGTTGGCCGCGCGGGCCAGTTCCCGGCCGTCGGCGTCGAACACGACAGCGCCGACCGGCACGTCACGTGGGTCGGCGGCCGCCGCCGCTTCGATGGCGACGCGCATCATCGCGATGTCGGTGCTCAACGGATTGGCGCCCAGAGGGCCGGTACCCGGTGCGGTCATGACCGCACCGTCACCTCGGCAGCTTGTCCAGCACCGCGGACAGTTCGTCGGCGAAGCCGAGGCGCTGGGCGATCATGCCGAGTTGTTCGTCGGGATACAGATCGGTCTCGGCGAGGATGACCGACAGGACCGGTTCGGGCAGGCCGAGGTCGGCGAGCACGCCGAGATCGCCCTCTTCCCACGGCTCGATGTCGTCGAGCTCGTCCGGGTCGATGTCGGGCACCTCGATATTGAGGGCCTCGAGCACGTCGGCGGCGATGTCGTAATCGATCGCGGCGGTGGCGTCGGAGACCAGCAGCCGGGTGCCGCTCGGTCCGGGACGCAGCACCACGAAGAATTCATCGTCGACGTCCAGCAGCCCGAACACCGCGCCGGAGCTGCGCAAAGCCTTGAGTTCGGTCTCCGCGATCGCCAGATCCGTCAGCGCCGCACTGCTCAACGGACTACACCGCCACTTGCCTTCCTCGCGGACCACGGCCACTGCGAACCCCTCGACGTCGTCGTAATCTTCCGACGTCGCGCTGTTCGTGCCCGAGCGCTGTGCTGCCATGCGCGCAACGGTAGTCGGCTCGAGGTCAAATGTTGAACTCGTATGCCAATCTGTTCGGATGACTGGCGACCACAACGCACCGGTGTGTGTGCTCGGGACGGGTTTGATCGGCGGTTCTGTCCTGCGCGCCGCCCACACGGCCGGATATGAGGCTTTCGCCTACAACCGCTCGGAGGCGGGCGCGCGAGCCGCGCGGGCCGACGGCTTCGACGTCGTCGCCGATCTGCCCCACGTGCTGCGCCGGGTCGCCGAGACCGACGCTCTGGTCGTGCTCGCGGTGCCGATGCCCGCGGTCGACCACATCCTGTCCATGGTCGCCACCTACGCGCCGCGCTGCCTGCTGACCGATGTGGTCAGTGTCAAAGGCCCGGTGGCCCATGCGGTCTCGAAGCACGGTCTGGCCGAACGCTACGTGGGCGGGCACCCGATGGCGGGCACCGCGGAATCCGGCTGGGCGGCAACCGATCCGGAGCTGTTCCGGGGCGCCGTGTGGGCGGTCGGAGTCGACGAGGGTACCAAGGTCGAAGCGTGGACACGAGTGGTGCGCCTGGCGCTGGCCTGCGGTTCGGTGGTGGTGCCGGTCGTCGCCGCCGAGCACGATCGCGCGGTCGCGCGGATCTCGCACCTGCCGCACGTGCTCGCCGAGGCCCTCGCGGTCGCGGGCGCGGCGGGGGGACCGCTCGCGCTCGGCCTGGCGGCGGGCTCGTTCCGCGACGGCACCCGAGTCGCGGGGACCGCGCCGGATCTGGTGCGGGCGATCTGTGAACCGAACGCGGACGCATTGCTCGAGGTCCTGGAGGAGACGCTCACGGTGCTCGGCGCGGCCCGCGACAGTCTGCGCGCCGACGCCTCGCTGACCGATCTGGTCACCGCCGGGCACGACGGGCACACCGCTTACCGCACGGCCGCCCGCTGGGAGATCACCGATGTGCGGCCGGGCGACCACGATTGGCTCGCCCGGCTGCGCGACGCCGGTGCGCGCGGCGGGGTGATCACCGCGCTGGACTGACCGCGCGGGCCCGGCCGTGTGGCTGGTGTCAGATGCGTTCGGCCAGCCCCGGGTAGTCGAGCAGGAAACCGTCGGTGTCGACGCTGACGGTCGCGCTCGACACCGGCGAGAGCACGCCGATCCCGTCCGCCCCGCTGCTGTAGGTCAGCGAGGCCTCCTGTACCAGCAGGTCCGGCAGCCGCACGTACACGACCGGGACCACCACCTCGTCGACCGCGTGCTGCAGGCCGTAGCGGCGGATCGGGAGGGTGTTGAAGAACGGGCTGAGCACCACGTCGACATCGAGGGCGCCGCCGAAGGTCGAGCGCACATGCGTGCCGCCCGCGTCCACGAGCCAGTAGTTCTCCTCGTCACGCGCGATGGAAGCCTGGCGCTCGCCCGAAGCGGTCGTGGAACGCAGCGACAGCCGCTTGGTCCGGCCGTTCTCGTCGGTGACCAGGTCGTAGGAGGCGCTGAACGCGGGATGGTCGGCGCATTCGCCACCGATCATCCGGCCGGCGGCCCGGATGCGGTTGCCGTTCAGCGTCACGCGTACCGACTCGATCCGTCTCGCGTCGTGCGAACGCCACGTGAGAATCGCCGGCCACCGGGGTGCCACCGGTTCGCTGTCGGGGCCAGAGGCTGAGTTGGTCACTCATCTACCGTAAGCGACGATCGGCCGGGGGCCACGTCTCACATGACACGAACCGCTACCGTGGTCGGCCCGTGACTCGAGTAACGTTGTCGGACAGCACCGGGTGCGAACGTGTCGGCGCCCGTCGTGGGAGCGCAGAAAGGTGACCGGTGACGGGCGGGCGAATGGTGGGATTGTTCGCCGGGATCGGCGGGCTGGAACTCGGCCTGTCGGCGCACGGCTGGACCTCCGAGCTGCTGTGTGAGATCGAACCCGGCGCGCTGGCCGTGCTCGCCGCCCACTTTCCCGGCACCGAACTGCACACCGACGTCACCGCGCTGCGTGCCATCCCGGCGGGCACCGAACTGGTCGCCGCGGGTTTCCCCTGCCAGGACCTGTCCCAAGCCGGTCGTACCGCGGGCATCACCGGTCAGCGGTCGGGCCTGGTCGACGAGGTGTTCCGGCTGGTGCGCCGCAAACGCGGCCCGCGCTGGCTGTTGATCGAGAACGTGCCGTTCATGCTGCAACTCGGGCGCGGCGCGGCCATGCGTCACATCACCACCGCCCTCGAGGACCTCGGCTACACCTGGGCC includes these proteins:
- a CDS encoding putative glycolipid-binding domain-containing protein, whose protein sequence is MAPRWPAILTWRSHDARRIESVRVTLNGNRIRAAGRMIGGECADHPAFSASYDLVTDENGRTKRLSLRSTTASGERQASIARDEENYWLVDAGGTHVRSTFGGALDVDVVLSPFFNTLPIRRYGLQHAVDEVVVPVVYVRLPDLLVQEASLTYSSGADGIGVLSPVSSATVSVDTDGFLLDYPGLAERI
- a CDS encoding tRNA adenosine deaminase-associated protein, encoding MAAQRSGTNSATSEDYDDVEGFAVAVVREEGKWRCSPLSSAALTDLAIAETELKALRSSGAVFGLLDVDDEFFVVLRPGPSGTRLLVSDATAAIDYDIAADVLEALNIEVPDIDPDELDDIEPWEEGDLGVLADLGLPEPVLSVILAETDLYPDEQLGMIAQRLGFADELSAVLDKLPR
- a CDS encoding AAA family ATPase — protein: MSVTAYDRLVSALHAAGCTVVDKGDHGSASTPGHSGSDRGTTFRRFEGGVAMFCHNADTDEVRESLGLSKADLFDSPRTTYTYPDGRIVTRSYPKGERKFSQSGNKGGTALFGSDMLPADTTTTVYVVEGEKDVLAARAVGVAAVTQNGGAANPPSKADWSPLSGRPVVVVADKDGPGRGRADKTVQHLRRIAASVTLAEVKDGKDLADHIAAGHGLADLVVIGQAAPPRRLKITRGSEVQTKRVRWVDQDWIPAGSLVLLAGREGLGKSTIAASKCAQITRGTLEGEWYGTPRNVIYLHTEDARDFTVVPRLRAAGADLDRVLFIDVVSEYSETGALVLPDDIGELERVVVAEDVAFIVLDAATSAMSSDLSGKDDRQVRQFLEPLSQMAARRDCVVLGLCHFGKRDGADTGKLILGSIAWSQVARSVLSVAKDEDSGNLIVTNTKANLAPRTRSMEAVIESTTVATDDGAADVGVLCWLGETTVDARDLLGGDDGDQAQDRSEAEQWLFDYLTEQGSAPAREVKADAKKAGIAERTLKRAAQKLGVVYTSAGYPRVSHWSLPAQSGHDDSAGPAGPMRGPTGPTGPTGSDQGKRNGPVGPTAQSGQLGHRAVHGPTVAQSPAPLYSVDPPGKVSEDPCPECGFPLGPLAAADGVHADCAARRAAG
- a CDS encoding helix-turn-helix transcriptional regulator, which gives rise to MDERRNLATDAEFCEYAGLTRGQSAQLRYTGRGPKFIKVTGRQVRYRWGDIEAWIEARSMQRTDDRPVVA
- a CDS encoding site-specific integrase, with amino-acid sequence MATIEPYETNAGKRYQVRYRKPDGKQTKKRGFRRKIDAEQFAATVEVKKLTGDYIAPSLGRITVGELAPNWLQRKESQVAPSNFRTLDSAWRVHVAPRWAHRPVADIDLGEVETWIGDMSRSGSGATTVIRAYGVLAGILDDAMKARRLRVNPARGVENLPRKTGKRRVYLTADDVARLAAESGQHRALVLTLAYTGLRWGEAVALRVRDVQFLRRRLSVAENAVQLGVDHALGQTKSRKERSVPVPEFVLTELAAQCADRASADLVFGDGSVYLPRPKSSGGWFAGAVKRSKVQPITPHDLRHTCASLAISAGVNVLALARMLGHADPSVTLRVYADLFDTDLDAVAEALHFKCAHSVPKTDEDDAATA
- a CDS encoding prephenate dehydrogenase; its protein translation is MTGDHNAPVCVLGTGLIGGSVLRAAHTAGYEAFAYNRSEAGARAARADGFDVVADLPHVLRRVAETDALVVLAVPMPAVDHILSMVATYAPRCLLTDVVSVKGPVAHAVSKHGLAERYVGGHPMAGTAESGWAATDPELFRGAVWAVGVDEGTKVEAWTRVVRLALACGSVVVPVVAAEHDRAVARISHLPHVLAEALAVAGAAGGPLALGLAAGSFRDGTRVAGTAPDLVRAICEPNADALLEVLEETLTVLGAARDSLRADASLTDLVTAGHDGHTAYRTAARWEITDVRPGDHDWLARLRDAGARGGVITALD
- a CDS encoding nucleoside deaminase, coding for MTAPGTGPLGANPLSTDIAMMRVAIEAAAAADPRDVPVGAVVFDADGRELARAANAREALGDPTAHAEVLALRRAAQVHGDGWRLENATLAVTLEPCTMCAGALVLARVGRLVFGAWEPKTGAVGSLWDVVRDRRLNHRPEVRGGVLEPECAALLDTFFRAQR
- a CDS encoding helix-turn-helix domain-containing protein, which encodes MATRRVEIGPIGHAVRENLVRLRADQGLTLRALADLLTPTGQPLSHNAISEIERGARRVDVDDLVALALALQVSPLALLLPHENSEVSPGGEVYPQQRIWNWALGLDPLPGMSRDPLSMLRFVKHSNPIEYAEAARRQAAGEVNPHPVAVPRVAAKQQRAQRREATKEATATEYGPSDGDD